In the Purpureocillium takamizusanense chromosome 5, complete sequence genome, one interval contains:
- the TFB4 gene encoding RNA polymerase II transcription factor B subunit 4 (EggNog:ENOG503NV91~COG:K~COG:L~BUSCO:EOG0926369X): MDAVDVSEHYEVTTTDDTPSLLSIVLDTNPRAWAALEDRLPLARAIANVLVFVNAHLAFSNVNQVAVIAAHVNRAVWLYPAPASSRGTVPAKDASGDVSMVDAPQPAAAAPSSANKYPQFAQIESTVMSSMQRLMSETTEADLAETTTQLSGALTLALCHINKAAQALSSATGGIGSDAQAAANAAPPMKGRIVVISVSDSEPAQYIPTMNAVFAASHAQVAIDTLALAGDPTFLQQACFNTDGTFLAASNPQGLLTYLMFGLVADTEARKSLITPTHDKIDFRAACFCHGKVVDTGFVCSICLSIFCELPEDAICLTCGTKLALGNYGSKPAVVPRKKKKKKRIVNGGGREETGSATGTPRP; this comes from the coding sequence ATGGACGCTGTCGACGTCTCCGAGCACTACGaggtcaccaccaccgacgacaccCCCTCGCTCCTCtccatcgtcctcgacacCAACCCgcgcgcctgggccgccctcgaggaccgcctacctctcgcccgcgccatcgccaatgtcctcgtcttcgtcaacgCACACCTCGCCTTCAGCAATGTCAACcaggtcgccgtcatcgccgcccacgtcaaCCGCGCCGTGTGGCTCTACCCTGCGCCTGCGTCGTCCCGTGGAACCGTTCCCGCCAAGGATGCGTCCGGCGACGTTTCCATGGTCGACGCGCCACAgcctgctgccgcggccccgtcgtctgCCAATAAGTACCCTCAGTTCGCGCAGATCGAGTCGACGGTCATGTCTTCGATGCAGAGGCTCATGAGCGAGACCACCGAGGCGGACCTCGCCGAGACGACCACGCAACTCTCCGGTGCCCTCACCCTCGCTCTGTGCCACATCAACAAAGCTGCGCAGGCCCTCAGCTCAGCAACCGGCGGTATTGGTAGCGACGCCCAGGCTGCCGCCAATGCCGCCCCGCCCATGAAGGGCCGTATAGTCGTCATCTCCGTTTCTGATTCCGAGCCCGCGCAGTATATTCCCACCATGAATGCCGTCTTCGCGGCTTCCCACGCCCAGGTCGCCATCGAtaccctcgccctcgccggcgacccaACGTTCCTCCAGCAGGCCTGCTTCAACACAGACGGCACGTTCCTCGCTGCCTCAAATCCACAAGGACTCTTGACGTATCTCATGTttgggctcgtcgccgacaccgaGGCCCGAAAGTCTCTCATCACGCCAACACACGATAAAATCGATTTTCGTGCCGCGTGCTTCTGCCACGGCAAGGTCGTCGACACCGGCTTTGTCTGTTCCATCTGCCTTAGCATATTTTGCGAGCTACCCGAGGATGCCATATGCTTGACGTGTGGTACAAAGCTCGCCCTAGGCAATTACGGATCTAAACCAGCAGTGGTGCCGCgcaagaagaaaaagaagaagcgaatcgtcaacggcggcggtcgcgaggagacgggcagCGCGACGGGCACTCCACGTCCCTAG
- a CDS encoding uncharacterized protein (MEROPS:MER0017622~COG:E~EggNog:ENOG503NV2I) has translation MGSSNYGTDGALDRVLRIGQKQKHVPAIFIHAGAGFHSHQNEHVHLEACVSAVKMGMKFLKAGCSATEAVEAALRILEDKEITNAGYGSNLSIDGTVECDATIVDHLGRSGACGAVPNIRNPISLAKLILDTSNKPLSLRRVPPNALVGEGARIFAEEHGMLTFANEYLVSKNSRDRFFRWQDDLIRAEGPAEEQAQLGSPPDSVTMACVPCQYDTAAPPEPQQGFPREHTAAIMAGTWNEGQIDSPYAGTPLVESPSGYPSEMLSPPVRTMGLSFAAVARSPPRTSGPRLTPSPANTQVPLRDDNRKNRPARVDSQGPRLDLSIPGRKDGPIDGSVTEDSTLETYKDGAEGPSALPDKDVADRFWTNDKSDAPGLKRPFQASKVASDQDAKPTKHARHSIAEPEDRVTDTIGAIAIDERGHIAAGSSSGGIGMKHRGRLGPAALVGIGTAVVPCAKDDAEGRTVAAVTSGTGEHMATTMASQRCAERIYQGTRRGPQGYDVNVDDDDEIMASFIADDFMDHPGVKNCHSAGAIGVMVVKKCATGYYLYFAHNTDSFALASMGGVEKEPRCTMSRLSEGAKIAKGGRKVRIG, from the exons ATGGGCTCCAGCAACTACGGCACAGACGGTGCACTCGACCGCGTGCTTCGCATTGGTCAGAAGCAAAAGCACGTCCCTGCGATTTTCATCCACGCCGGAGCAGGCTTTCATAGCCACCAAAACGAACATGTCCATCTCGAAGCCTGTGTTTC CGCCGTTAAGATGGGCATGAAATTTCTCAAAGCCGGATGCAGTGCCACGGAAGCCGTTGAAGCCGCCCTGCGAATactcgaggacaaggagatCACAAACGCAGGTTACGGTTCCAATCTATCCATAGACGGCACTGTCGAGTGCGATGCCACCATTGTCGACCATTTGGGGCGCAGTGGCGCTTGTGGAGCGGTCCCGA ATATCCGAAATCCGATTTCGCTAGCCAAACTCATCCTGGACACGAGCAATAAGCCTTTGAGCCTCCGTCGAGTGCCACCCAATGCTCTCGTTGGGGAAGGGGCGAGGATCTTTGCCGAGGAACACGGCATGTTGACCTTTGCAAATGAATATCTGGTGTCCAAAAACTCCCGCGACCGCTTCTTCCGCTGGCAGGACGACTTGATCCGAGCCGAAGGCCCAGCCGAGGAACAGGCACAGCTGGGCTCTCCTCCCGATTCAGTCACCATGGCTTGTGTTCCCTGCCAATACGAcacggcggcaccgccagAACCTCAACAAGGCTTTCCCAGGGAGCACACAgcggccatcatggctgGAACGTGGAACGAGGGACAAATTGACTCACCTTATGCCGGCACCCCCCTTGTCGAATCACCGAGCGGGTACCCTTCTGAAATGCTTTCGCCCCCTGTTCGCACAATGGGATTGTcctttgccgccgttgctcgTTCTCCCCCACGGACCAGTGGCCCTCGACTGACTCCCAGCCCGGCCAATACTCAAGTGCCGCTACGCGACGACAACAGGAAGAACCGTCCTGCTCGGGTGGACTCACAGGGACCGCGTCTAGATCTTTCCATTCCAGGCCGGAAAGATGGACCAATAGATGGTTCTGTGACCGAGGACTCAACGCTTGAGACATACAAGGACGGCGCTGAagggccgtcggcgctccCTGACAAGGACGTGGCTGACCGGTTCTGGACAAACGACAAATCCGACGCCCCTGGTCTTAAGAGACCGTTTCAAGCGTCAAAGGTGGCTTCAGACCAGGATGCCAAACCCACCAAACATGCCCGCCATTCGATTGCTGAGCCAGAGGACCGCGTTACGGACACTATTGGTGCCATTGCAATCGATGAGCGTGGTCACATAGCCGCCGGATCGTCGTCTGGTGGGATTGGCATGAAGCACCGGGGACGCTTAGGACCAGCTGCCCTAGTAGGCATCGGTACCGCTGTTGTGCCCTGCGCTaaggacgacgccgagggaCGGACTGTCGCAGCCGTAACAAGCGGCACAGGAGAGCACATGGCGACGACCATGGCTTCCCAGAGGTGCGCCGAGAGGATATATCAAGGAACCCGCCGTGGCCCTCAAGGCTATGACGTGAACgtggacgatgacgacgagatCATGGCGTCTTTCATTGCGGACGATTTCATGGACCACCCTGGCGTAAAGAACTGCCACTcggccggcgccatcggAGTCATGGTTGTCAAGAAGTGCGCGACAGGTTACTACCTGTATTTTGCACATAACACCGACTCTTTCGCGCTGGCGTCCATGGGTGGCGTTGAGAAGGAACCTCGCTGCACCATGTCTCGGCTTTCAGAGGGTGCTAAGATTGCCAAGGGTGGTCGCAAGGTTCGAATAGGGTGA